A section of the Alkalihalobacillus sp. LMS39 genome encodes:
- a CDS encoding phosphotransferase, with protein sequence MDNIEKFNTIATLAVANYDIQFQEIKFLAEETNILYKLTDDKSNPFILKIYQEDSITKEDILMEVYMMELVSQKGEVSVPCILTAKDGSKIQEIKIDEDNHPKRVVIYSWLEGEDLDGNENEERFVQLGELTAKLHNATYGATVPKIFSPKRWDAVFYYHQENVVYKDSKYQHFLTKDYHEIMDKMIPYLNHQLSSYYQKNEENLQFIHSDLNPWNILVHEKAMHVIDFGDILFGLPQHDIAILLYYYRYEKEFNYKEVQQLLFKGYERVRPLPMFEEFDLELLMTARRVNFLNYILTVSEDPSSFIEKSLPRVKEFIDTYNVKI encoded by the coding sequence ATGGATAACATTGAAAAATTCAATACTATTGCTACACTTGCTGTCGCTAACTATGATATCCAGTTTCAAGAAATCAAATTTTTAGCGGAAGAAACGAATATTTTATACAAATTGACGGATGACAAAAGCAATCCATTTATATTAAAGATTTATCAGGAAGACTCAATCACTAAAGAAGATATTCTTATGGAAGTTTATATGATGGAACTAGTAAGCCAAAAAGGCGAAGTTTCTGTCCCATGCATCCTGACGGCCAAAGACGGGAGTAAAATACAAGAAATAAAGATTGATGAGGATAACCATCCTAAACGAGTTGTGATTTACAGCTGGTTGGAAGGAGAAGATTTAGATGGAAACGAAAATGAAGAGAGATTCGTTCAATTAGGAGAACTCACTGCCAAATTACATAATGCGACTTACGGTGCCACGGTTCCGAAGATTTTTTCACCTAAGCGATGGGATGCGGTATTTTACTACCATCAAGAAAACGTCGTCTATAAAGATAGCAAATACCAGCATTTCTTGACAAAAGATTACCATGAAATCATGGACAAGATGATCCCCTATTTAAATCATCAATTATCGTCATATTATCAAAAAAATGAAGAGAATCTCCAGTTCATTCATAGTGATCTAAACCCATGGAACATCTTGGTTCATGAGAAGGCTATGCATGTTATTGACTTTGGCGATATATTGTTTGGATTGCCACAACATGACATAGCTATTCTATTATACTATTACCGATATGAGAAGGAATTTAATTATAAAGAAGTTCAACAGCTTTTATTTAAAGGATATGAAAGAGTAAGACCTTTACCAATGTTTGAAGAGTTTGACTTAGAATTGTTAATGACCGCTAGAAGAGTCAATTTTTTAAACTATATTTTAACAGTAAGTGAAGACCCATCTAGCTTTATTGAAAAAAGTCTACCTAGAGTGAAGGAGTTTATTGATACGTATAACGTTAAAATATAG
- a CDS encoding antibiotic biosynthesis monooxygenase, protein MFIETKTLTVKEGTSDLVVQHFGGEGIIEKSEGFIDLSVLVKKVRRGDEQVIVMIRWESEEAWKKWETSEEHIAGHRANRGTPKPDHVLNFEHGLYEVKSSKGPATT, encoded by the coding sequence ATGTTTATTGAAACAAAAACTCTCACTGTAAAAGAAGGAACGTCTGATTTAGTCGTCCAACACTTTGGAGGAGAAGGTATAATCGAGAAGTCAGAAGGATTTATTGACTTAAGTGTCCTTGTGAAAAAAGTAAGACGCGGAGATGAACAGGTTATTGTCATGATAAGATGGGAATCTGAAGAAGCGTGGAAAAAGTGGGAAACGAGTGAGGAACATATTGCAGGGCATCGTGCGAATCGTGGCACACCCAAACCAGACCATGTGTTAAACTTTGAGCATGGATTATATGAGGTGAAATCATCAAAAGGACCCGCAACAACATAG
- a CDS encoding ATP-binding cassette domain-containing protein yields MITVTNVSLRYGDRKLFEDVTIKFTPGNCYGLIGANGAGKSTFLKILSGEIESQSGDVHMEKGQRLAVLKQNHFEYEEHEVINVVIMGHARLFEVMKEKDAIYMKADFSDEDGIKAAELEGEFAELNGWEAESEAAILLKGLGIDESLHNKKMADLTGGDKVKVLLAQALFGKPDVLLLDEPTNHLDIQAIEWLEEFLISFENTVIVVSHDRHFLNKVCTHIADLDFGKIQIYVGNYDFWYESSQLALKLTQDANKKKEEKIKELQEFIARFSANASKSKQATSRKKSLEKIELDDIRPSSRRYPFVQFTPEREIGNDVLVVEGLTKTIDGTKVLDNVSFRMNKTDKIALAGSDEIAKTTLFKILMGEMEPDSGSYKWGITTSQAYFPKDNSVYFENNDMDLVNWLRQFSPQDQSESFLRGFLGRMLFSGEEVKKKASVLSGGEKVRCMLSKMMLSGSNVLLLDEPTNHLDLESITALNNGLIAFKGAMIFSSHDYQFNNTIANRIFEISSNGVIDKEMTYEEFMDTKLKQKHA; encoded by the coding sequence ATGATTACAGTAACAAATGTTAGCTTACGATATGGTGATAGAAAGCTTTTTGAAGATGTCACGATCAAATTCACACCAGGAAATTGCTATGGGTTAATTGGAGCCAATGGGGCTGGAAAATCCACTTTTCTAAAAATATTATCAGGTGAAATTGAATCACAATCTGGTGATGTACACATGGAAAAAGGCCAGCGATTAGCCGTTCTTAAACAAAATCACTTTGAATACGAAGAACATGAAGTCATTAATGTTGTCATTATGGGCCATGCTCGTCTTTTTGAAGTAATGAAAGAAAAAGATGCGATTTATATGAAAGCTGATTTCTCAGATGAAGATGGAATCAAAGCAGCAGAACTTGAAGGAGAGTTTGCTGAATTAAATGGTTGGGAAGCAGAATCTGAAGCCGCTATTTTATTAAAAGGCTTAGGTATCGATGAAAGCCTTCATAATAAGAAAATGGCTGATTTAACAGGTGGAGATAAGGTAAAGGTTCTCCTTGCCCAAGCTTTATTTGGCAAACCTGATGTTCTCCTTCTTGATGAGCCAACAAACCATTTAGATATCCAAGCGATTGAATGGCTCGAAGAATTCCTTATTTCCTTTGAAAATACAGTAATTGTCGTATCCCATGACCGCCACTTTTTAAATAAAGTGTGTACTCATATCGCAGACCTTGATTTTGGAAAGATTCAAATTTACGTAGGAAATTATGATTTCTGGTATGAGTCTAGCCAGCTTGCTTTGAAACTGACTCAAGACGCAAATAAAAAGAAAGAAGAAAAAATCAAGGAATTACAGGAATTCATTGCCCGATTTAGTGCCAATGCTTCTAAATCAAAGCAAGCAACTTCTCGTAAAAAATCACTAGAAAAAATTGAATTAGACGATATTCGCCCTTCTTCCCGTCGTTATCCTTTTGTTCAATTTACACCTGAACGTGAAATTGGAAATGACGTGTTAGTGGTGGAAGGATTAACAAAAACAATTGACGGAACAAAAGTGTTAGACAATGTAAGCTTCCGTATGAATAAAACAGACAAAATCGCTCTTGCCGGTTCAGATGAAATCGCAAAAACGACTTTGTTTAAAATCTTAATGGGCGAAATGGAGCCAGATAGCGGTTCTTACAAGTGGGGGATTACGACATCCCAAGCTTATTTCCCAAAAGACAACTCCGTCTATTTTGAAAATAACGACATGGATTTAGTAAACTGGTTACGTCAGTTTTCACCACAAGACCAAAGCGAAAGCTTCCTCCGTGGCTTTTTAGGAAGAATGCTATTCTCTGGCGAAGAAGTAAAGAAAAAAGCAAGCGTCCTATCTGGTGGAGAAAAAGTTCGTTGTATGCTTTCCAAAATGATGTTAAGTGGATCTAATGTTTTGCTATTAGACGAGCCAACAAACCATTTGGATTTAGAGTCAATAACTGCACTGAACAACGGCTTAATTGCATTTAAAGGAGCAATGATTTTCTCCTCACATGACTACCAATTCAATAACACAATCGCAAATCGCATTTTCGAAATTTCTTCTAACGGTGTTATCGATAAAGAAATGACATACGAAGAATTCATGGACACAAAACTAAAACAAAAACACGCTTAA
- a CDS encoding EamA family transporter codes for MKGSIFFVLLAAILWGTTGTAQALAPDTAHPIAYGAMRLAFGGSVLFLFVAFQKKLTWANWSYSHLLLAAISMACYQPFFFSAVKLTGIAVGTVVAIGSAPIIAGIIEWAFQKKKPTKYWWSATGLAITGCIFLFLNDSTVTIQPYGIALALGAGLSFALYTLASKQLLETHPPDVVVAVVFTLSAVLLVPLLFFYDLSWLFQVNGIVSSLYIGIVATAIAYIFFVRGLHGIRASTAVTLSLAEPLTATLLGAFFVGEMLTGLTWIGVTFVFLAMVVLGKQPTLGTEK; via the coding sequence TTGAAAGGTTCGATTTTTTTCGTATTGCTTGCTGCCATTCTGTGGGGCACAACAGGAACAGCACAAGCGCTAGCACCAGATACTGCTCACCCGATCGCCTATGGCGCTATGAGACTAGCGTTTGGGGGAAGTGTATTATTTTTATTCGTAGCATTCCAAAAAAAGTTAACATGGGCGAATTGGTCTTATTCTCATTTACTTCTTGCTGCTATTTCAATGGCGTGTTATCAACCATTTTTCTTTTCAGCCGTTAAACTAACTGGAATTGCTGTAGGAACTGTTGTTGCTATTGGGAGTGCACCAATTATTGCTGGAATTATTGAATGGGCGTTTCAAAAGAAAAAACCGACTAAATATTGGTGGTCAGCAACGGGGTTAGCGATAACAGGGTGTATTTTCTTATTTTTGAATGATAGTACAGTTACAATACAGCCATACGGTATTGCGCTTGCATTAGGAGCGGGCTTGTCGTTTGCTCTTTATACTTTGGCCAGTAAACAGTTATTAGAAACTCATCCCCCTGATGTTGTTGTTGCTGTTGTTTTCACATTGAGTGCGGTTTTACTTGTTCCACTGTTGTTTTTCTATGACTTATCATGGTTATTCCAAGTAAATGGAATTGTATCTAGTTTATATATCGGAATTGTGGCCACTGCGATAGCATACATCTTTTTTGTGCGAGGGTTACATGGCATTCGCGCGTCCACTGCTGTAACCTTATCACTTGCTGAGCCATTAACTGCCACATTATTAGGTGCTTTTTTTGTCGGAGAAATGCTAACAGGGTTAACATGGATCGGAGTAACCTTTGTCTTTTTAGCTATGGTCGTTTTAGGGAAACAACCGACACTGGGAACGGAAAAATAA
- a CDS encoding NAD-dependent epimerase/dehydratase family protein, with translation MKSALVLGGTMFFGKRLVDRLLEHGVDVTIATRGKAKDRFGDRVNRIIVDREDSNSVREQFKNKSWDVVYDQSCFSPIEAYDICQTLNGKVGKLIFTSSGAVYDFGEKRTEDEFNPYEYVQGPFKRRSEYKGIFGYQEAKRQAEAVYATEANFPVTMVRLPFVVGKDDYTERLKFHVDAILDEQPMIIPDQTKVIDFITSTQTAHFLHWLGEIEYKGPINGSTVDDITIGSFITMIESIVGKKAIIQKEGDKKVSPFVLPDHYSLRSDRASTLGFTFDKTEAILQELISHFAQMHR, from the coding sequence ATGAAATCAGCATTAGTATTAGGTGGAACGATGTTTTTTGGCAAAAGGCTTGTCGATAGACTTCTTGAACATGGTGTCGACGTCACGATTGCAACGAGAGGAAAAGCAAAAGATCGGTTTGGTGACCGTGTCAACCGTATCATTGTAGACCGTGAAGATTCAAATTCTGTTCGTGAACAGTTTAAAAATAAAAGTTGGGACGTCGTCTATGATCAAAGTTGTTTTTCTCCAATTGAAGCATATGATATTTGTCAAACGTTAAATGGAAAAGTTGGAAAGTTGATTTTTACATCGAGTGGAGCCGTGTATGATTTTGGAGAAAAACGGACAGAAGACGAATTTAATCCTTATGAATATGTACAAGGCCCATTCAAACGAAGAAGCGAATATAAAGGGATATTTGGCTATCAGGAAGCAAAACGTCAAGCTGAAGCGGTGTATGCGACAGAAGCAAACTTTCCAGTGACAATGGTAAGGCTTCCTTTTGTCGTTGGAAAAGATGATTATACAGAGCGATTAAAGTTTCATGTGGATGCTATTTTAGACGAACAACCAATGATTATTCCTGATCAAACGAAAGTTATTGATTTTATTACTTCAACTCAAACCGCCCATTTTCTTCATTGGCTAGGTGAAATTGAATATAAAGGACCGATTAATGGCTCAACTGTAGATGATATTACAATCGGGAGTTTTATAACGATGATTGAATCGATAGTAGGAAAAAAAGCAATCATTCAGAAAGAAGGGGACAAAAAGGTTTCTCCATTTGTGTTACCCGACCACTATTCGCTTCGGTCTGATCGAGCCTCAACTCTTGGCTTTACTTTTGATAAAACAGAGGCTATTCTTCAAGAGTTAATTTCACATTTTGCACAGATGCATCGGTAA
- a CDS encoding DUF2515 family protein, which translates to MDFNKILRLPSYLYLLAQHKIEVKKYERDIIHEYKRLYFPQKTIEMLKLKLHGQYQGHSKQAPTSIERKLIDTIQKKRKIANQNNITRTKAYLDYYNNHPEIHWSLLAHLVSRNGGWNMTDLKGSLLSPFLTSERTSDFFLFLERANAYIFYDAYPQLLLYEASKKANKNYFHLLRYFSVSSFMKPFWDSFYVHKDSKLLTVALIINEQHYIQKRVIEHPFFKQKVTKTMLFQTQDAFQFTHVTFPYVSFQNKIKLTGTSVQDFTEIAQRILIGKQLYMQLFGISPLSQHIKAFTAVEHTGSREDFWPTVFSKDDKAVAEQENFFLSKKRKPFIYSPALEDVWGLIHHATPSKEDWYTSETNPFSYFSTIEQPGFLDISETYYKQLLKLSTITDLKQLLP; encoded by the coding sequence TTGGATTTCAACAAAATCCTTCGTTTACCATCATATTTATATTTATTAGCACAACATAAAATTGAAGTGAAAAAATATGAAAGAGATATTATCCATGAATATAAACGACTTTATTTCCCTCAGAAAACCATCGAAATGTTGAAATTGAAATTGCACGGCCAGTATCAAGGCCATTCTAAACAAGCACCTACTTCAATCGAACGCAAGCTTATCGATACGATTCAAAAAAAACGCAAAATCGCAAATCAAAATAATATTACCCGGACGAAAGCATACCTTGATTACTACAACAATCACCCTGAAATCCACTGGTCTTTACTCGCCCATCTTGTTTCTAGAAACGGCGGTTGGAATATGACTGATTTAAAAGGAAGTTTGCTTTCTCCATTTTTAACATCAGAACGAACATCAGACTTTTTTTTATTTTTAGAAAGAGCAAATGCTTATATTTTTTATGATGCTTACCCACAATTACTTCTTTATGAAGCTAGTAAAAAAGCGAATAAAAATTATTTTCACTTGCTTCGATATTTTTCCGTATCCTCGTTTATGAAGCCTTTTTGGGATTCTTTTTATGTACATAAAGATTCCAAATTATTAACGGTTGCGTTAATTATTAATGAACAACATTATATTCAAAAACGGGTTATCGAACATCCTTTTTTCAAACAAAAAGTAACTAAAACCATGCTTTTCCAAACACAAGATGCCTTTCAATTTACTCATGTTACATTCCCATATGTTTCCTTTCAGAATAAAATAAAACTAACAGGAACCTCAGTGCAAGACTTTACTGAAATCGCCCAACGAATATTAATTGGCAAACAATTATATATGCAGTTATTCGGAATTTCACCTCTTAGCCAACATATAAAAGCATTTACCGCCGTTGAACATACGGGCTCACGAGAAGATTTTTGGCCAACTGTATTCTCAAAAGATGATAAAGCAGTAGCAGAGCAGGAAAATTTCTTTCTAAGTAAAAAAAGAAAACCGTTTATCTACAGTCCAGCCCTTGAAGATGTATGGGGACTAATCCACCATGCAACGCCAAGTAAAGAAGATTGGTATACCTCCGAGACAAATCCATTTTCTTATTTTTCGACGATTGAGCAACCTGGTTTTCTCGATATATCAGAAACATACTATAAGCAATTGCTTAAACTTTCAACCATTACCGACCTTAAACAATTGCTTCCTTAA
- a CDS encoding AMP-binding protein codes for MFNLFKKKRQQPKAKVEANHIIYMANHVSKQDLSYLHTKVPRNVHFIVFDETEYKSNEKNLVGRKVTVFEGLTPEHIKKIISFVEEGEPILLFPEMRISRIGRVLKIYEEIAWIALKTKATIVPVIIKPMVSSAGINLNILDNQPDVSIGEPFSVSIGNEEGNRSVAAWTIYRKLTNGYTDHFIKKGVNLFNELLDAAKQYDNQRTMIKDPTNALSYKKLILGIQVLSGKLENTLSENRVGVFLPSSIGQAVVLFALFKIGITPAVLNFTMGPKTLIDCCETAEIKTILTSKLFIEKAELQHVVDALTESGYEIIFLEDAREQITSKEKMIGLKNYASSQKATASSNDIILFTSGSENKPKGVLLSHDQIFANIHQAMSVMDLDSNDKMLNPLPMFHSFGLTIGTFLPLLSGISLVIHPSPIQYKVIPEIIYQEDVTLLLSTPTFLNGYGKNAHPFDLHTLRYAIAGAENVKEDTKELFFQKFGIRILEGYGATEASPLISLNTPLYTKAGSVGKIIPGMEYKIQKVEGIEKGGSLLIKGPNVMKGYLIHNKGFVPSEGWYNTGDVVEIDDEGFISITARLKRFAKIGGEMVSLQVVERIAMDCYDDIGFAAVSTSDRRKGEKIILFTNVKEAELKEIKRYSRSHKHPALYLPTEVHYIEEIPLLGSGKTDYVTLEKMAKEL; via the coding sequence ATGTTTAATTTATTTAAGAAAAAACGCCAGCAACCAAAAGCAAAGGTCGAAGCGAATCATATTATTTATATGGCGAACCATGTGTCAAAACAAGATTTATCTTATTTACATACAAAGGTACCTCGGAATGTTCATTTTATCGTGTTTGATGAAACAGAATATAAAAGCAATGAGAAAAATTTAGTTGGACGGAAAGTGACTGTGTTCGAAGGGTTAACACCAGAACATATTAAAAAGATTATTTCGTTTGTGGAAGAGGGAGAACCAATATTACTTTTTCCAGAAATGCGGATTTCACGAATTGGTAGGGTGTTAAAAATCTACGAAGAAATCGCATGGATTGCTTTGAAAACAAAAGCAACCATTGTTCCAGTAATTATAAAACCAATGGTAAGCAGTGCAGGAATTAATTTAAATATTTTAGATAATCAACCTGATGTGTCGATTGGGGAACCGTTTTCTGTTTCGATTGGTAATGAAGAAGGAAATCGTTCTGTAGCAGCATGGACTATTTATCGTAAATTAACAAATGGATATACCGACCATTTCATTAAAAAAGGTGTAAACCTATTTAATGAATTACTTGATGCGGCTAAACAATATGATAATCAAAGGACAATGATTAAAGACCCCACAAACGCTTTATCTTATAAAAAACTCATTTTAGGGATTCAAGTTTTAAGCGGAAAATTAGAAAATACGTTAAGTGAAAATCGAGTTGGGGTGTTTCTTCCTTCATCCATTGGTCAAGCGGTCGTGTTATTTGCTTTGTTTAAAATTGGTATCACCCCCGCTGTACTTAACTTTACAATGGGACCAAAAACATTAATTGATTGCTGCGAAACAGCAGAAATTAAAACAATATTAACATCAAAATTGTTTATAGAAAAAGCTGAACTCCAGCATGTCGTTGATGCGCTAACAGAGAGTGGCTATGAAATTATTTTTTTAGAGGACGCTAGAGAGCAAATTACATCGAAAGAAAAAATGATTGGCTTAAAAAATTATGCAAGTTCTCAAAAAGCAACAGCATCAAGCAATGATATTATTTTGTTTACATCCGGAAGTGAAAATAAACCAAAAGGTGTATTGCTTTCACATGACCAAATCTTCGCGAATATTCACCAAGCGATGTCTGTGATGGATTTAGATTCGAATGATAAAATGTTGAATCCACTCCCGATGTTTCATAGTTTCGGTTTAACGATAGGAACGTTTTTACCTTTATTATCAGGAATATCACTAGTCATTCATCCTTCACCAATTCAATACAAAGTCATACCGGAAATCATTTACCAAGAAGATGTTACGTTATTACTAAGTACACCAACATTTTTAAATGGATACGGAAAAAATGCCCATCCTTTTGATCTACATACATTGCGATATGCAATAGCAGGGGCGGAAAATGTAAAGGAAGATACGAAAGAATTGTTCTTCCAAAAGTTCGGAATCCGTATTTTAGAAGGGTATGGCGCAACAGAAGCATCACCACTCATTTCACTGAATACACCGCTTTATACGAAAGCAGGTTCAGTAGGGAAGATTATCCCAGGCATGGAATATAAAATTCAAAAGGTTGAAGGAATTGAAAAGGGTGGAAGTTTACTTATCAAAGGTCCTAATGTAATGAAAGGATATTTGATTCATAATAAAGGGTTTGTTCCTTCAGAAGGCTGGTACAATACAGGTGATGTCGTTGAAATTGATGATGAAGGTTTTATTTCTATTACTGCACGACTAAAGCGATTTGCGAAAATTGGCGGGGAAATGGTGTCCCTTCAAGTCGTGGAAAGAATTGCGATGGATTGTTACGATGATATTGGGTTTGCAGCCGTCAGCACATCGGACCGAAGAAAAGGAGAAAAAATTATTCTCTTTACAAACGTGAAAGAAGCTGAGTTAAAGGAAATCAAACGGTATAGCCGCTCCCATAAACATCCGGCATTATACTTGCCAACAGAAGTACACTACATCGAGGAAATTCCTTTACTTGGAAGTGGAAAAACAGATTATGTTACATTAGAAAAAATGGCAAAAGAACTATAG
- a CDS encoding YpiB family protein translates to MNRWVSTTEKKQFLRWFLDHHRLKRTEARMIIEYIVKHPHLLENISFAERIPQNGKAIVISSINSDEPGFEFYYRKRKSDNISHALGELMGSPSDKVYLLIHFHGKLRNHHYTQLVESPALDNIKRYEQFQKYAKEADVVIEKAMLETKKTELRKQIDDALDQMNEPLFKKLVAELNELEQKLA, encoded by the coding sequence ATGAACAGATGGGTATCAACAACGGAAAAAAAACAGTTTCTCCGATGGTTTTTAGATCATCATCGTTTAAAGCGAACAGAAGCTCGAATGATTATTGAATATATTGTAAAGCACCCTCATCTCCTTGAAAATATATCATTTGCTGAACGCATTCCACAAAACGGAAAAGCGATTGTTATTTCAAGCATTAACTCAGATGAGCCAGGGTTTGAATTTTATTACCGCAAAAGAAAATCTGATAACATCTCCCATGCGCTCGGCGAATTAATGGGAAGTCCATCAGATAAAGTATACTTACTCATTCATTTTCACGGAAAATTGCGCAATCACCATTATACACAATTAGTCGAATCACCAGCATTAGACAATATTAAACGATATGAACAATTTCAAAAATATGCCAAAGAAGCAGATGTTGTCATTGAAAAGGCGATGTTAGAAACGAAAAAAACAGAATTAAGAAAACAAATTGATGACGCCCTTGACCAAATGAATGAACCTCTATTTAAAAAATTAGTTGCCGAATTAAACGAGCTCGAACAAAAATTGGCCTAA
- a CDS encoding ABC transporter permease codes for MTFKDQITFVRRNMKKNRLRVFMTVLATTMACAFLIVLASVGFGVHKSVTEEFTSHQLLTEIRVYGKQDGPHHSNITEEDVSSLKETDQVQAVVTRKYYPAMFDVQYDDRKAGVQGIVTNMEEEVKGNLRLQEGNVPKDKEEVLVGYHLAQNLLTAEERKELEAYYVDSETNSRPKGLEESLLGETITIELKSYEEDDVMETFTFTVAGVTEEPAKDWMEDSSVYISESFRSHLDEVFAEVIHEDEPLFHDVLVYVDGIQNVQSVTNVLKESQFMVYSITEELDKVNLFFAAFKIGLIFVGTVAILIASIGIFNTMTMAVTERTQEIGIMKALGANPHLIRKMFLIESAYIGMIGTFIGIVLSFAVSFLANTFIPLLLEALLEEGGMTDFHFSYIPMSLVIIAAFISIGVAMISGMRPAIKATNINVLTALRREL; via the coding sequence TTGACGTTTAAAGACCAAATTACATTTGTGCGACGAAATATGAAAAAAAATAGACTGCGCGTTTTTATGACTGTTTTAGCAACAACAATGGCTTGTGCGTTTTTAATCGTTCTTGCCTCAGTTGGGTTTGGAGTACATAAAAGTGTGACAGAAGAATTTACGTCACACCAGTTACTGACAGAAATTCGTGTGTATGGAAAACAAGATGGTCCGCACCACTCAAACATTACAGAAGAAGATGTTTCATCGCTGAAAGAAACCGACCAAGTCCAAGCGGTAGTAACGCGAAAGTATTATCCGGCTATGTTTGATGTTCAATATGATGATCGTAAGGCTGGGGTTCAAGGAATCGTGACAAATATGGAAGAAGAAGTAAAAGGAAATTTGCGTTTGCAAGAAGGGAATGTGCCTAAAGACAAAGAGGAAGTTCTCGTTGGATATCACCTAGCCCAAAATTTATTAACGGCAGAAGAACGGAAAGAACTAGAAGCCTATTATGTAGATTCTGAAACGAATAGTAGACCAAAAGGGTTAGAAGAAAGTTTACTAGGGGAAACAATAACAATTGAATTGAAGAGTTATGAAGAAGATGATGTGATGGAGACCTTTACATTTACGGTAGCAGGGGTGACAGAAGAGCCGGCGAAAGATTGGATGGAAGATAGTTCGGTATATATTAGTGAATCGTTTCGGAGCCATTTGGATGAAGTATTTGCAGAGGTAATCCATGAAGATGAACCGTTATTTCATGATGTTCTCGTCTATGTTGATGGGATTCAAAACGTTCAGTCGGTAACAAATGTTTTAAAAGAAAGTCAGTTTATGGTGTATTCCATTACAGAAGAGTTGGATAAAGTGAATTTGTTTTTTGCCGCTTTTAAAATTGGATTAATTTTTGTTGGTACGGTTGCGATTTTAATTGCATCCATTGGAATATTCAATACGATGACAATGGCTGTAACGGAACGTACACAAGAAATTGGCATTATGAAGGCATTAGGAGCGAATCCACATTTAATTCGTAAAATGTTTCTTATTGAAAGTGCTTATATTGGAATGATAGGGACGTTTATTGGCATTGTTCTTTCTTTCGCTGTTAGTTTTCTAGCGAATACATTTATACCGCTTTTACTAGAAGCTTTATTAGAAGAAGGTGGAATGACAGATTTTCACTTTTCTTACATTCCAATGAGTCTTGTCATCATTGCAGCCTTCATTAGTATTGGGGTTGCTATGATTTCAGGAATGAGACCGGCGATAAAAGCAACGAATATTAATGTTTTGACAGCATTACGAAGAGAATTGTAG
- a CDS encoding ABC transporter ATP-binding protein, producing the protein MIQVQSLTHSFSVGKKGQEKHIPVLKNISLSIEQGEIVSVVGRSGSGKSTLLHLLSGYIKPTSGNIFINNQNVTNFNEKQWAEFRLQHFGFIFQSFQLIPSLTTFENVELPLILKGIQTDIRKKQVSKLLERVGLEAHATHYPNELSGGQQQRVSIARALVLEPKIILADEPTGSLDVETENEVLELMKNLNKENGILFFIITHDKEVASISHRQFVLEQGVIKEGGVFVDV; encoded by the coding sequence GTGATTCAAGTACAATCTTTAACACATTCGTTTTCAGTTGGGAAAAAAGGACAGGAAAAACATATTCCTGTATTAAAAAATATTTCATTGTCAATAGAACAAGGAGAAATTGTTTCAGTAGTAGGAAGAAGCGGTTCGGGGAAATCAACATTATTGCATTTACTTTCAGGTTATATTAAGCCAACAAGTGGGAACATCTTCATTAACAATCAAAATGTAACGAATTTTAATGAAAAGCAATGGGCGGAATTCCGATTACAACATTTCGGGTTTATTTTTCAAAGTTTTCAATTGATTCCGAGCTTAACGACATTTGAAAATGTAGAACTTCCTCTTATATTAAAAGGAATTCAAACGGATATAAGAAAAAAACAAGTTTCGAAACTTTTGGAACGTGTAGGGTTAGAAGCGCATGCTACACATTACCCAAATGAATTGTCAGGTGGGCAACAACAGCGTGTCAGTATTGCTCGAGCGTTAGTGCTAGAACCTAAAATAATATTAGCTGACGAACCAACTGGAAGTTTAGATGTGGAAACGGAAAATGAAGTGTTAGAACTTATGAAAAACTTAAACAAAGAGAACGGCATTCTGTTTTTTATCATTACACACGACAAGGAAGTGGCCTCGATTTCTCATCGTCAGTTTGTTCTAGAGCAAGGCGTGATAAAAGAAGGGGGAGTTTTCGTTGACGTTTAA